In Thauera aromatica K172, one DNA window encodes the following:
- the gcvH gene encoding glycine cleavage system protein GcvH translates to MSKVPADLKYTKSHEWVRVEADGTLTIGVTDHAQEALGDVVFLELPEAGRTLAAGEACAVIESVKAASDIYAPVAGEVVTSNQDAADAPESVNADAYATWLFKLKPAAPQELAALMDAAGYQAEVAQA, encoded by the coding sequence ATGAGCAAGGTTCCGGCTGATCTGAAATATACGAAATCGCACGAATGGGTCCGCGTCGAAGCGGACGGAACGCTGACCATCGGCGTCACCGACCATGCCCAGGAAGCCCTCGGCGACGTCGTCTTCCTCGAATTGCCCGAAGCGGGCCGCACCCTCGCTGCCGGCGAAGCCTGCGCCGTGATCGAATCGGTCAAGGCGGCTTCCGACATCTACGCACCGGTCGCCGGCGAAGTCGTCACCAGCAACCAGGACGCAGCCGATGCGCCCGAAAGCGTGAACGCCGACGCCTATGCAACCTGGCTGTTCAAGCTCAAGCCGGCCGCCCCCCAAGAACTCGCCGCCCTCATGGATGCTGCGGGCTATCAGGCTGAAGTCGCCCAGGCCTGA
- the gcvT gene encoding glycine cleavage system aminomethyltransferase GcvT: protein MSTPAQHTPLHAAHVAAGARMVDFAGWDMPVNYGSQIEEHHAVRRDAGMFDVSHMLALDLSGPDATVYLRALLANDVDKLKTPGKALYSCMLNDQGGVIDDLIVYRFGTSDYRIVVNAGTAAKDVDWMKRCIAVTGADVTLQSRRDLAMIAVQGPHAIERAATVLPELSSPQGVPAPFSGIRVGDLMIARTGYTGEDGLEIAVPAERAEQLWNALLSAGVKPCGLGARDTLRLEAGMNLYGQDMDDAVSPLDAGLAWTVDFADATRDFIGRSALRANPAARRMLGLILEDKGVLRSHMKVFTGAGNGETTSGSFSPTLEKSIALARLPLPVQAGEEVDVEVRGKRLKARTVKLPFVRNGQPLV, encoded by the coding sequence ATGAGCACGCCTGCACAACATACTCCCCTTCACGCAGCGCATGTCGCCGCCGGCGCGCGCATGGTCGATTTCGCCGGCTGGGACATGCCGGTCAATTATGGTTCGCAGATCGAGGAACACCATGCCGTCCGCCGCGACGCCGGCATGTTTGATGTCTCCCACATGCTCGCCCTCGATCTTAGCGGGCCGGACGCCACCGTTTACCTGCGCGCGCTTCTCGCCAACGATGTCGACAAGCTGAAGACGCCCGGAAAAGCGCTGTATTCCTGCATGCTCAACGATCAGGGCGGAGTGATCGACGATCTGATCGTTTACCGCTTCGGCACCAGCGATTACCGTATCGTGGTCAATGCCGGTACCGCAGCCAAGGATGTGGACTGGATGAAACGGTGCATTGCCGTCACTGGCGCGGACGTCACCCTCCAGAGCCGCCGGGATCTGGCCATGATCGCCGTCCAGGGGCCGCACGCTATCGAACGCGCAGCGACCGTCCTGCCGGAATTGTCATCACCGCAAGGCGTTCCCGCCCCCTTCAGCGGAATACGGGTGGGGGATCTCATGATTGCCCGCACCGGCTATACCGGCGAAGACGGTCTGGAAATCGCGGTCCCTGCCGAGCGCGCCGAGCAATTGTGGAATGCCCTGCTGAGCGCCGGGGTCAAGCCCTGCGGGCTGGGGGCGCGAGACACTTTACGCCTGGAAGCCGGCATGAATCTGTACGGCCAGGATATGGACGACGCCGTCTCTCCATTGGACGCCGGCCTGGCGTGGACGGTCGATTTCGCCGACGCAACCCGTGACTTCATCGGCCGCAGCGCACTGCGGGCGAATCCGGCCGCGCGCCGCATGCTCGGTCTGATTCTGGAAGACAAAGGCGTGTTGCGCTCGCACATGAAGGTCTTCACTGGCGCCGGTAACGGCGAGACCACCAGCGGCAGCTTCTCGCCGACACTGGAAAAATCCATTGCCCTCGCCCGGCTGCCGCTCCCGGTCCAGGCCGGCGAAGAAGTCGATGTCGAAGTGCGCGGCAAGCGCCTGAAAGCGCGCACCGTGAAGCTGCCCTTCGTCCGCAACGGCCAACCCTTGGTCTGA